A stretch of the Capsicum annuum cultivar UCD-10X-F1 chromosome 10, UCD10Xv1.1, whole genome shotgun sequence genome encodes the following:
- the LOC107845775 gene encoding uncharacterized protein LOC107845775, translating into MIYVSSINSSLWQSYFHTKQKTRTSIFIVQIISSLSMAMKVVVMLFVAILVMTEHNAMASSITCLIGCAPKAIFPETYLKCIVSCGRPCTIQCFVDNKKADDIANCLTGCFSPFVNEEIETPNRTTTVCTVGCSLAICAQFHNDKEMFGACMKSCASNHCAIGGNIALEKA; encoded by the exons atgatatatgtTTCCTCTATAAATAGCTCCTTATGGCAATCTTATTTTCACACCAAACAAAAAACAAGAACAAGTATATTTATTGTTCAAATTATTAGCTCTCTCTCAATGGCAATGAAAGTTGTTGTAATGTTGTTCGTTGCAATTCTTGTGATGACAGAGCACAATGCTATGGCTAGTTCAATAACATGTCTGATTGGATGTGCACCTAAGGCGATATTTCCAGAAACTTATCTTAAGTGCATCGTTAGTTGTGGTAGACCATGTACGATACAATGTTTCGTTGACAACAAAAAAGCTGACGACATAGCTAATTGCCTCACGGGTTGCTTTTCCCCATTTGTAAATGAGGAGATTGAAACTCCAAACCGTACAACTACTGTTTGTACTGTTGGATGTTCTCTTGCAATTTGTGCTCAATTTCACAACG ATAAAGAGATGTTTGGAGCTTGCATGAAAAGCTGTGCTAGCAACCATTGCGCCATTGGTGGCAATATTGCTCTAGAGAAAGCTTAA